One stretch of Streptomyces sp. MMBL 11-1 DNA includes these proteins:
- a CDS encoding bifunctional glycosyltransferase/CDP-glycerol:glycerophosphate glycerophosphotransferase, with product MSDFSCVITGGGDGEGPGGADALRASVESVLGQSLRGAEAVVVLASTAEAAVRTAARTLADRAPGRVRLLHADPAARTTGALRNVGLDAADGRYVLVLAPGERLQLHACRNLWQAGETSRADLIAGRWSMLEAEGGKEREPSWQGQLYARSRTLARFTDAPELVVRDALVTGFCLRREAARRHGLRYEEDLTYGEILFGPLAAAAVGRIALVRRLIVTGRAVPDRARDLAALTEAHRRVANTLLTRGLPGLREDREEAFARDHLVPLVRTFPHLPAARRARTAAVAARALSGSFRTGLPGLPPLERVAVSLLARGDAEGALAAAYALSRPATVCAPLTTGADGRVAWGGGPEGPDIDVTELGHQYRAFGEARLMNRLTRATADRGRLLLEGRLVLPGHGGPAPEAPLAATLELRARGGARAVAFPVEEIRHDGNGIIWRARADVTRRLRPVGVRDTAWDARLTVTAGGPDGPRSVSDLFAPQDQVEGGLRFAARPRLGRLAGDTWEPYITLKDHFALRLTARRRPARTTHRLVRYATRFRPARKAKLLVRSLRGRLERYRSRGFKVPVYNTWLTRLPVRRGSVVLESHMGTCYGDSPRALYEEIRRQGLKLHATWSYDPSPAGFPDDARLVRRWSWRYLWALARAEFWVDNQGFPQQLHKPRHTTYLQTWHGSAYKRMGFDEQRVRLQNTSQRARLQRAVDRFDHFLVRSEHDVNTLARAYRLPEERLLRTGYPRNDALIAERTRAETEGRLPRPPLAGALGLDDHKKTVLYAPTFRGGPGKQRRSRLLLDVREFAERFGDTHTLLVRAHYLESARLPPCPPGTVIDVSRHHDVSELLTLTDVLITDYSSIMFDFALLDRPVVLYAPDLEAYAAERGSYFDLREKAPGPVTATREELFAALAELKRTDTRYADRRRSFVRQFGPYDRGDAARRTVAAVFGPGASRGAHHTIDQDRGAGR from the coding sequence GTGAGCGACTTCAGCTGTGTGATCACCGGCGGCGGGGACGGCGAGGGCCCCGGGGGCGCCGACGCCCTGCGCGCCTCCGTGGAGTCCGTGCTCGGCCAGTCGCTGCGCGGAGCCGAGGCCGTCGTGGTCCTCGCCTCCACCGCCGAGGCGGCCGTCCGCACCGCTGCCCGGACGCTCGCCGACCGCGCCCCCGGGAGGGTCCGGCTCCTCCACGCCGACCCGGCCGCCCGCACCACCGGCGCCCTGCGCAACGTGGGCCTGGACGCGGCGGACGGCCGGTACGTCCTGGTCCTCGCCCCCGGCGAACGCCTCCAGCTCCACGCCTGCCGCAACCTGTGGCAGGCGGGCGAGACCAGCCGCGCCGACCTGATCGCCGGCCGCTGGAGCATGCTTGAGGCCGAGGGCGGCAAGGAGCGGGAGCCGTCCTGGCAGGGTCAGCTGTACGCCCGCTCCCGCACGCTCGCCCGCTTCACCGACGCCCCCGAACTCGTCGTCAGGGACGCCCTGGTGACCGGGTTCTGCCTGCGCCGCGAGGCCGCCAGGCGGCACGGGCTGCGGTACGAGGAGGACCTGACGTACGGCGAGATCCTCTTCGGCCCGCTCGCCGCCGCCGCGGTCGGACGGATCGCCCTGGTGCGCCGGCTGATCGTGACCGGCCGGGCCGTCCCCGACCGGGCCCGCGACCTCGCCGCCCTGACCGAGGCCCACCGCAGGGTCGCCAACACCCTCCTCACGCGGGGGCTTCCGGGGCTGCGCGAGGACCGGGAGGAGGCGTTCGCCCGCGACCACCTGGTGCCGCTCGTGCGGACCTTCCCCCACCTGCCCGCCGCCCGCCGCGCCCGCACCGCCGCGGTCGCCGCACGCGCGCTGAGCGGTTCCTTCCGTACGGGCCTGCCGGGCCTGCCTCCGCTGGAGCGGGTCGCCGTGAGCCTGCTGGCCCGGGGCGACGCCGAAGGGGCCCTCGCCGCGGCGTACGCGCTGAGCAGACCCGCCACCGTGTGCGCGCCGCTGACGACGGGGGCGGACGGCCGGGTGGCCTGGGGCGGCGGCCCGGAGGGGCCGGACATCGACGTCACCGAACTCGGCCACCAGTACCGCGCGTTCGGCGAAGCCCGGCTGATGAACCGGCTCACCCGCGCCACCGCCGACCGGGGCCGCCTGCTGCTGGAAGGCCGCCTCGTACTGCCCGGCCACGGCGGGCCCGCCCCGGAGGCCCCCCTGGCCGCGACCCTGGAGCTCCGGGCCCGGGGCGGGGCGCGCGCCGTCGCGTTCCCGGTCGAGGAGATCCGGCACGACGGCAACGGGATCATCTGGCGCGCGCGGGCCGACGTCACGCGCCGCCTGCGCCCCGTCGGCGTCCGCGACACGGCGTGGGACGCGCGGCTGACCGTGACCGCGGGGGGCCCCGACGGGCCCCGGTCCGTCAGCGATCTGTTCGCCCCGCAGGACCAGGTGGAAGGCGGCCTCCGGTTCGCCGCCAGGCCCCGGCTCGGGCGGCTCGCCGGGGACACCTGGGAGCCCTACATCACGCTCAAGGACCACTTCGCGCTCCGGCTGACCGCCCGCCGCCGCCCGGCCCGCACCACCCACCGCCTGGTCCGCTACGCCACCCGCTTCCGGCCCGCCCGCAAGGCGAAGCTCCTCGTCCGGTCCCTGCGGGGACGGCTGGAGCGCTACCGCTCCCGGGGCTTCAAGGTCCCCGTCTACAACACCTGGCTCACCCGGCTCCCCGTCCGCCGGGGCTCCGTCGTCCTCGAAAGCCACATGGGCACCTGTTACGGCGACAGCCCGCGCGCCCTGTACGAGGAGATCCGCCGCCAGGGCCTGAAACTCCACGCCACGTGGTCCTACGACCCCTCCCCGGCGGGCTTCCCGGACGACGCCCGCCTCGTACGCCGCTGGTCCTGGCGCTACCTGTGGGCGCTCGCCCGCGCGGAGTTCTGGGTCGACAACCAGGGCTTCCCGCAGCAGCTGCACAAGCCCCGGCACACCACGTACCTCCAGACCTGGCACGGCTCCGCGTACAAGCGGATGGGCTTCGACGAGCAGCGCGTACGGCTCCAGAACACCTCCCAGCGCGCGCGGCTCCAGCGGGCCGTGGACCGCTTCGACCACTTCCTCGTCCGCTCCGAGCACGACGTGAACACCCTCGCCCGCGCCTACCGGCTGCCCGAGGAGCGGCTCCTGCGCACCGGCTACCCGCGCAACGACGCCCTGATCGCGGAGCGCACCCGGGCCGAGACCGAGGGGCGGCTGCCGCGCCCGCCGCTCGCCGGGGCGCTCGGGCTGGACGACCACAAGAAGACCGTGCTGTACGCCCCCACGTTCCGGGGCGGCCCCGGCAAGCAGCGCAGAAGCCGTCTCCTGCTGGACGTACGGGAGTTCGCGGAGCGGTTCGGCGACACCCACACCCTGCTGGTGCGCGCCCACTACCTGGAGTCCGCCCGGCTGCCGCCCTGCCCGCCCGGGACCGTCATCGACGTCTCGCGCCACCACGACGTCAGCGAACTGCTCACGCTCACCGACGTGTTGATCACCGACTACTCCTCCATCATGTTCGACTTCGCCCTCCTCGACCGGCCCGTCGTGCTGTACGCCCCCGACCTGGAGGCGTACGCGGCCGAGCGCGGCAGCTACTTCGACCTGCGGGAGAAGGCTCCCGGGCCGGTGACCGCGACGCGGGAGGAGCTGTTCGCGGCCCTCGCCGAACTGAAGAGGACCGACACCCGGTACGCCGACCGACGCCGGTCCTTCGTCCGGCAGTTCGGGCCCTACGACCGGGGCGACGCGGCCCGCAGGACCGTCGCCGCCGTCTTCGGCCCCGGAGCCTCCCGGGGCGCCCACCACACCATCGACCAGGACCGGGGGGCCGGCCGATGA
- a CDS encoding bifunctional glycosyltransferase/CDP-glycerol:glycerophosphate glycerophosphotransferase has protein sequence MAPRLTVVVPLYNVEEYLGACLSSLAEQTMPDLEVVLVDDGSTDNGPALAQEFVDRDPRFRLLRQENAGLGAARNAGVREADPGAEFLTFVDSDDVVPPGAYARMLAELDSSGSDFATGNVLRLRAGGKLEQSPMFRKPMEKARRATHVTRDWILLGDRIACNKVFRRAFWDEHAFAFPTGVLYEDIAVVLPAHFLAGSVDVVEEPVYHWRDRDGSITTRRAVPRGIRDRVTAVTTVSRFLAARPELAEAKRRYDAHALSGDLWLFIEALGDGDAEFHEAFLEHAGAFAATVEPGVLTGLPLHLRVKWQLIRERRLPELLDLLADEKKDRDTFHVTGLLRPRAHHPAVRAPLPPATTALTPADLPVHAHLTEAVWRDGLLHLTGHAYVRNAPGGPVRLGWLRSGKRLIPLRTRPVPGDEATALSGRSLHRYDRAGFEAVVDPRRLAAKGTGGGGRTTWKLEAVVVGAGRPRRGPMRLVSTPAPPAALYTDERTRVVPVLAGNKLELRTERVAAVLTGQSAVEDAVRLEVKVLGDTGPVALRLTEWRTKETREFALRGSPGSRAADIPLSAFRGEDDIWGVQLVGEGQPLTVAARTDGQDGRYPLPGGRELYAAPNPSGDLVLTDRPVQPVVTSAAREEPGTLVLEGTFPDPTGAFRELVLRHSGHREEAVLGLERRDGDGFRAVIAPAAVEGPGGALPLAEGRWYLFLREPGERDPEAYRPLRLSSPLHHTLPWRQRSGHREFVLQRRHHDRLVLESGSALPPAERGAYGQRIQRERYAGLRAATVDEPRPAVLYSSFDGRQHSDSPRAIHRELAARGRDIDHLWVVRDQQTAVPEGVRPVALHSADWYEALARSRWIVTNTHLPEWFERAEGQCVVQTWHGTPLKRIGRDLAGTPHADAAYMASMEHRSAQWSVLVSPNRFSTPVLRRAFGYSGEVLECGYPRNDLLYAPDRDKVAAAVRERIAIPEGRRVILYAPTWRDDHPRRGGRYGLDLQLDLKRARESLGDDHVLLVRRHYLVGGSIPDTAFVRDVSRHPDAAELLLISDVLVTDYSSIMFDFAQTGRPMLFHTYDLAHYRDTLRGFCFDFEHRAPGPLIPDSAGIVAALRDPEAATAGHREAYERFREEFCDLDDGTAAAGVVDRMLKGEQA, from the coding sequence ATGGCACCCCGTCTCACCGTCGTCGTCCCCCTCTACAACGTCGAGGAGTACCTCGGTGCCTGCCTCTCCTCGCTCGCCGAGCAGACCATGCCGGACCTGGAGGTCGTCCTCGTCGACGACGGGTCCACGGACAACGGCCCCGCTCTGGCACAGGAGTTCGTGGACCGCGACCCGCGCTTCCGGCTGCTCCGGCAGGAGAACGCCGGACTCGGCGCGGCCCGCAACGCCGGGGTCCGCGAGGCCGACCCCGGCGCGGAGTTCCTGACGTTCGTCGACAGTGACGACGTCGTACCGCCCGGCGCGTACGCCCGCATGCTGGCCGAACTCGACAGCTCCGGCTCCGACTTCGCCACCGGCAACGTGCTCCGGCTGCGGGCGGGCGGGAAGCTGGAACAGTCCCCGATGTTCCGCAAGCCGATGGAGAAGGCGCGGCGGGCCACCCACGTCACCCGGGACTGGATTCTGCTCGGTGACCGCATCGCCTGCAACAAGGTCTTCCGCCGCGCCTTCTGGGACGAGCACGCCTTCGCCTTCCCCACCGGGGTGCTGTACGAGGACATCGCCGTCGTCCTGCCCGCCCACTTCCTGGCCGGCTCCGTCGACGTCGTCGAGGAGCCCGTCTACCACTGGCGCGACCGCGACGGATCGATCACCACCCGGCGGGCCGTGCCCCGGGGCATCCGCGACCGGGTCACCGCCGTCACCACCGTCAGCCGCTTCCTCGCCGCCCGGCCCGAACTGGCCGAGGCCAAGCGCCGCTACGACGCCCACGCCCTCTCCGGCGACCTGTGGCTGTTCATCGAGGCGCTCGGGGACGGCGACGCGGAGTTCCACGAGGCGTTCCTGGAGCACGCGGGCGCCTTCGCCGCCACCGTCGAGCCCGGTGTCCTCACCGGACTGCCCCTGCACCTGCGGGTCAAGTGGCAGCTCATCCGCGAACGCCGCCTCCCGGAACTCCTCGACCTCCTTGCCGACGAGAAGAAGGACCGGGACACCTTCCACGTCACCGGGCTGCTCCGGCCCCGGGCCCACCACCCCGCCGTCCGCGCCCCCCTGCCGCCCGCGACGACCGCGCTGACCCCCGCCGACCTGCCCGTCCACGCCCACCTCACCGAGGCGGTCTGGCGGGACGGGCTGCTGCACCTGACCGGCCATGCCTACGTACGCAACGCCCCGGGCGGCCCGGTCCGGCTCGGCTGGCTGCGCTCCGGGAAGAGGCTGATCCCCCTGCGGACCCGCCCGGTCCCGGGCGACGAGGCCACCGCCCTCTCCGGCCGCTCCCTGCACCGCTACGACCGCGCCGGGTTCGAGGCCGTCGTCGACCCCCGCAGGCTCGCTGCGAAGGGCACGGGCGGCGGCGGGCGCACCACATGGAAACTGGAGGCCGTCGTCGTCGGCGCGGGCCGGCCGCGCCGGGGCCCGATGCGGCTCGTCTCCACCCCGGCCCCGCCCGCCGCGCTGTACACCGACGAGCGGACCCGTGTCGTCCCCGTCCTCGCCGGCAACAAGCTGGAGCTGCGCACCGAACGCGTCGCGGCCGTCCTGACCGGGCAGTCGGCGGTCGAGGACGCGGTGCGCCTGGAGGTGAAGGTCCTCGGCGACACCGGACCGGTCGCCCTCAGACTCACCGAGTGGCGCACCAAGGAGACCCGGGAGTTCGCCCTGCGCGGCTCACCCGGCTCCCGGGCGGCGGACATCCCGCTCAGCGCCTTCCGAGGGGAGGACGACATCTGGGGCGTCCAACTCGTCGGCGAGGGCCAGCCGTTGACGGTGGCGGCCCGCACCGACGGCCAGGACGGGCGCTATCCGCTGCCTGGTGGCCGAGAGCTGTACGCGGCCCCCAACCCCTCGGGCGACCTCGTGCTCACCGACCGGCCCGTCCAGCCCGTCGTCACCTCCGCCGCCCGGGAGGAGCCGGGCACCCTGGTCCTGGAAGGGACCTTCCCCGACCCCACGGGCGCCTTCCGGGAACTCGTCCTGCGGCACAGCGGCCACCGTGAGGAGGCGGTCCTCGGCCTGGAGCGGCGGGACGGCGACGGCTTCCGGGCCGTGATCGCGCCCGCCGCCGTCGAGGGGCCCGGCGGGGCGCTGCCGCTCGCCGAGGGCCGCTGGTACCTCTTCCTGCGCGAGCCGGGGGAGCGGGACCCGGAGGCGTACCGGCCGCTACGGCTCAGCAGCCCTCTGCACCACACCCTTCCATGGCGACAGCGGTCCGGGCACCGGGAGTTCGTCCTGCAGCGGCGCCACCACGACCGCCTCGTCCTGGAGTCCGGCAGCGCCCTCCCCCCGGCGGAGAGGGGAGCGTACGGGCAGCGGATCCAGCGCGAGCGGTACGCCGGACTGCGCGCCGCCACGGTCGACGAACCCCGCCCGGCCGTCCTCTACTCCAGCTTCGACGGCCGCCAGCACTCCGACTCGCCCCGGGCGATCCACCGCGAACTCGCCGCGCGAGGACGGGACATCGACCACCTGTGGGTGGTGCGCGACCAGCAGACGGCCGTGCCCGAAGGCGTCCGCCCCGTGGCCCTGCACAGCGCCGACTGGTACGAGGCGCTGGCCCGCAGTCGCTGGATCGTCACCAACACCCACCTGCCCGAGTGGTTCGAACGGGCCGAGGGCCAGTGCGTCGTCCAGACCTGGCACGGCACCCCGCTCAAGCGCATCGGCCGCGACCTCGCGGGCACCCCGCACGCCGACGCCGCGTACATGGCGTCCATGGAACACCGGTCCGCCCAGTGGAGCGTGCTCGTCTCCCCGAACAGGTTCTCCACCCCCGTCCTGCGCCGCGCCTTCGGCTACTCGGGCGAGGTCCTGGAGTGCGGCTACCCGCGCAACGACCTGCTGTACGCCCCCGACCGGGACAAGGTCGCGGCAGCCGTACGCGAGAGGATCGCGATCCCCGAGGGGCGGCGCGTGATCCTGTACGCCCCCACCTGGCGCGACGACCACCCCCGGCGGGGCGGGCGCTACGGGCTGGACCTCCAACTCGACCTGAAGCGGGCGCGGGAGAGCCTCGGTGACGACCACGTCCTGCTGGTCCGCCGCCACTACCTCGTCGGCGGGAGCATCCCCGACACCGCCTTCGTCCGGGACGTCTCCCGCCACCCGGACGCCGCCGAACTGCTGCTGATCAGCGACGTCCTGGTCACCGACTACTCCTCGATCATGTTCGACTTCGCGCAGACCGGCCGCCCGATGCTGTTCCACACCTACGACCTGGCCCACTACCGCGACACCCTGCGCGGCTTCTGCTTCGACTTCGAGCACCGGGCCCCCGGCCCCCTGATCCCCGACTCCGCCGGGATCGTGGCCGCCCTGCGCGACCCGGAAGCCGCGACCGCCGGGCACCGGGAGGCGTACGAGCGGTTCCGGGAGGAGTTCTGCGACCTCGACGACGGGACCGCCGCCGCCGGGGTCGTCGACCGGATGCTCAAGGGGGAGCAGGCGTGA
- a CDS encoding TylF/MycF/NovP-related O-methyltransferase, with protein sequence MRRKPRVLSRGMAWRNAVNGVLQQLTGYQLRRVTVPAARTAPAPAPAAAPTPVTAPEPKAKKAAPGFPADYDDEAKDIIRAVKPYSMTSPERLNTFILATRYIARHDIPGSIVECGVWRGGSMQACARTLLSVGETERDLYLFDTYEGMTPPTAEDLRRDGRPAQELLDAQGKDRPIWAVASLEDVKAGFDTVPYPKERVHYVQGRVEDTVPAQAPEQISILRLDTDWYASTKHELEHLYSRLVPGGVLLIDDYGYWQGSRQAVDEFLDKTGERLLLLRMDEGRIAVKP encoded by the coding sequence ATGCGGCGCAAACCGCGCGTACTGTCCCGGGGCATGGCTTGGCGCAACGCCGTCAACGGCGTCCTTCAGCAGCTCACCGGATACCAGCTCAGGCGCGTCACGGTGCCCGCCGCCCGCACCGCCCCCGCACCGGCTCCGGCCGCCGCACCCACCCCCGTAACGGCTCCGGAACCCAAGGCGAAGAAGGCCGCGCCCGGGTTCCCCGCGGACTACGACGACGAGGCGAAGGACATCATCCGCGCGGTCAAGCCGTACTCGATGACCTCGCCGGAGCGGCTCAACACCTTCATCCTCGCCACCCGTTACATCGCCCGGCACGACATCCCCGGTTCCATCGTCGAGTGCGGCGTCTGGCGCGGCGGTTCCATGCAGGCCTGCGCCCGGACCCTGCTCTCCGTCGGTGAGACCGAGCGCGACCTGTACCTCTTCGACACGTACGAGGGCATGACCCCGCCCACCGCCGAGGATCTGCGGCGCGACGGGCGGCCGGCCCAGGAACTGCTGGACGCCCAGGGCAAGGACCGGCCGATCTGGGCGGTCGCCTCGCTGGAGGACGTCAAGGCGGGCTTCGACACCGTTCCGTACCCGAAGGAGCGCGTCCACTACGTCCAGGGGCGGGTCGAGGACACCGTCCCCGCGCAAGCCCCCGAGCAGATCTCCATCCTGCGCCTGGACACCGACTGGTACGCCTCCACCAAGCACGAACTGGAGCACCTGTACTCCCGGTTGGTCCCCGGCGGGGTGCTCCTCATCGACGACTACGGCTACTGGCAGGGATCGCGGCAGGCGGTCGACGAGTTCCTCGACAAGACCGGTGAGCGCCTTCTGCTGCTGCGGATGGACGAGGGCCGGATCGCCGTGAAGCCCTGA
- a CDS encoding methyltransferase domain-containing protein, with amino-acid sequence MHRSAYEQMELCIKEYLPVEGPARGAASGNGAYRVVDLGSRISGKQTRTHRALLAGHPVDYFGVDVQDGPNVDAVMRKPYRIPARSNSADVVLSGQAFEHIPFFWASMLEIARILKPGGHAFITAPSRGHVHDAQDCWRYYPDGFRALAAHARLELREAYTDFPPRKGIWHDYRAIDKKAAYWGDSVGVFRKPRRYPRLTMFAVRELTVWWANRVGGVDGVPLPRPVDGREACGRPEAVPAQGAAREQEPPRSMAG; translated from the coding sequence ATGCACCGGTCCGCCTACGAGCAGATGGAACTCTGCATCAAGGAGTATCTGCCCGTCGAAGGGCCTGCCCGCGGGGCCGCGTCCGGCAACGGCGCCTACCGCGTCGTCGACCTCGGGTCGCGGATCTCCGGCAAACAGACCCGTACCCACCGGGCGTTGCTCGCCGGGCACCCCGTCGACTACTTCGGTGTCGACGTGCAGGACGGCCCCAACGTCGACGCGGTGATGAGGAAGCCGTACCGCATCCCCGCCCGCTCCAACAGCGCCGATGTGGTGCTGTCCGGGCAGGCGTTCGAGCACATCCCGTTCTTCTGGGCGTCGATGCTGGAGATCGCCCGGATCCTGAAGCCGGGCGGCCACGCGTTCATCACCGCCCCGTCGCGCGGCCACGTCCACGACGCGCAGGACTGCTGGCGCTACTATCCCGACGGGTTCCGCGCGCTCGCCGCGCACGCGCGGCTCGAACTGCGCGAGGCGTACACCGACTTCCCGCCCCGCAAGGGCATCTGGCACGACTACCGGGCCATCGACAAGAAGGCCGCCTACTGGGGCGACTCCGTCGGCGTCTTCCGTAAGCCGCGGCGCTACCCCCGCCTGACCATGTTCGCCGTACGGGAGCTGACGGTGTGGTGGGCGAACCGGGTCGGCGGCGTGGACGGGGTACCGCTGCCCCGTCCGGTGGACGGCCGTGAGGCGTGCGGACGCCCGGAGGCCGTGCCCGCGCAGGGGGCCGCACGCGAACAGGAACCGCCCCGATCAATGGCAGGTTGA
- a CDS encoding CDP-glycerol glycerophosphotransferase family protein: MPTRASVKRFARRQAMRAAYRTDLRRPLDPDLAVYGAYWNRGVACNPAAIHAKARELAPHVRGVWVVSSRHRDRMPAGVPYVIEGSRPYWRAMATAAYLVNNSSFPGGFTKRPGQRYLQTHHGTPLKTMGLDQRAYPALARKTDFARILAHVGQWDFSLSANPHSTEVWDRVYPGAYERLDLGYPRNDLYATATAGDVAKVRAGLGIAEGQTALLYAPTHRDYRDSFVPDLDPARLARELGPDYVLLVRAHYFYGRTAEVGGAEARHGADAGTGRVVDVTGHPRVEELCLAADALIADYSSLIFDYACLDRPIVVHAPDWAAYRAARGTYFDLLSGRPGDTPGAVTTTPGGLADVFRTGEWRSPEAAVLRTAFRKRFCPYDDGRAAERVVRRFFAPSL, from the coding sequence ATGCCCACCCGAGCTTCCGTGAAGCGTTTCGCGCGCCGGCAGGCCATGCGGGCCGCCTACCGCACCGACCTGCGCCGCCCGCTCGACCCGGACCTCGCCGTCTACGGGGCGTACTGGAACCGGGGCGTCGCCTGCAACCCCGCCGCGATCCACGCCAAGGCCCGCGAACTGGCCCCGCACGTACGGGGCGTGTGGGTCGTCTCCTCCCGGCACCGCGACCGGATGCCGGCCGGTGTGCCGTACGTCATCGAGGGCTCGCGTCCCTACTGGCGGGCCATGGCCACCGCCGCCTACCTGGTCAACAACTCCAGCTTTCCCGGCGGTTTCACCAAACGGCCCGGTCAGCGCTATCTCCAGACCCACCACGGAACCCCCCTCAAGACCATGGGGCTGGACCAGCGCGCGTACCCCGCCCTCGCCCGGAAGACCGACTTCGCCAGGATCCTCGCCCATGTCGGCCAGTGGGACTTCAGTCTCTCCGCCAACCCGCACAGCACCGAGGTCTGGGACCGCGTCTACCCGGGCGCGTACGAGCGGCTCGACCTCGGCTACCCCCGCAACGACCTCTACGCCACCGCCACCGCCGGGGACGTCGCGAAGGTCCGCGCCGGCCTGGGCATCGCCGAGGGACAGACCGCCCTCCTCTACGCCCCGACCCACCGCGACTACCGCGACAGCTTCGTACCCGACCTCGACCCGGCACGGCTGGCGCGGGAACTCGGGCCGGACTACGTGCTGTTGGTGCGCGCCCACTACTTCTACGGGCGCACGGCCGAGGTCGGCGGGGCGGAGGCGCGGCACGGTGCGGACGCGGGGACGGGGCGCGTCGTCGACGTCACCGGGCACCCCCGGGTCGAGGAACTGTGCCTGGCCGCCGACGCATTGATTGCCGACTACTCCTCCCTGATCTTCGACTACGCCTGCCTGGACCGCCCGATCGTCGTCCACGCCCCCGACTGGGCCGCCTACCGTGCCGCGCGCGGGACCTACTTCGACCTGCTCTCCGGGCGGCCCGGCGACACCCCCGGCGCCGTCACCACCACCCCCGGCGGGCTGGCCGACGTGTTCCGTACGGGGGAGTGGCGGTCACCGGAGGCGGCCGTGCTGCGCACCGCGTTCCGAAAGCGGTTCTGCCCGTACGACGACGGACGCGCGGCAGAACGCGTCGTGCGGCGGTTCTTCGCCCCGTCCCTGTGA